A stretch of Pseudorhodobacter turbinis DNA encodes these proteins:
- a CDS encoding 4a-hydroxytetrahydrobiopterin dehydratase, giving the protein MCPTVTVSLITHDTDGLTEKDIKLARKMDLLAAL; this is encoded by the coding sequence ATGTGTCCTACAGTCACCGTCAGCTTGATCACCCATGATACGGATGGGCTAACCGAAAAGGACATAAAGCTGGCCAGAAAAATGGATTTGCTGGCCGCGCTGTAA
- a CDS encoding GNAT family N-acetyltransferase, with the protein MADIDVTLHSSFAEIPAKDWDALACPEQETGRAIDPFTTHRFLLALEESGSIGQRSGWHPRPVVVRQAGRAIAAMPMFVKSHSQGEYIFDHNWAHAFERAGGAYYPKLQVAAPFTPATGRRFLTLPDKEAQGTQALITAATQVARQNDLSSLHITFCTEAEAARGADLGLMMRVTQQYHWQNNDYANFDAFLAQLSSRKRKAIRKERQTANAAGLEIRALTGDEITPDHWDAFWVFYQDTGARKWGTPYLTRAAFDRFHATMRDDILLVLAFDGDEPVAGALNFIGREALFGRYWGCTQDHPCLHFELCYYRAIDWAIAHGLQRVEAGAQGDHKLARGYLPSPVYSLHWIANEGFARAVSDYLTAERNAVEEDIEILTSYGPFRNTS; encoded by the coding sequence ATGGCTGACATCGACGTGACGTTGCACAGCAGTTTCGCCGAAATCCCCGCCAAGGATTGGGATGCGCTGGCCTGCCCTGAACAAGAAACTGGCCGCGCCATTGATCCTTTCACCACGCACCGGTTTTTACTGGCGCTGGAGGAGTCCGGCTCTATCGGCCAGCGGTCGGGGTGGCATCCCCGGCCTGTGGTGGTGCGACAGGCAGGGCGTGCGATTGCCGCGATGCCGATGTTCGTCAAATCCCACAGTCAGGGTGAATATATCTTTGACCACAACTGGGCGCACGCCTTTGAACGGGCGGGCGGCGCCTATTACCCCAAGCTGCAAGTGGCCGCGCCGTTCACCCCCGCAACCGGCCGCCGTTTCCTGACCTTGCCGGATAAGGAAGCTCAAGGCACCCAAGCCCTGATCACCGCCGCAACCCAAGTGGCCCGCCAGAACGATCTTTCCTCGCTGCATATCACTTTTTGCACCGAAGCGGAGGCTGCACGGGGCGCAGATTTGGGTCTGATGATGCGCGTTACCCAACAATATCATTGGCAAAACAACGACTACGCCAACTTTGACGCCTTCCTCGCCCAGCTTTCATCGCGCAAGCGCAAAGCTATCCGCAAAGAGCGTCAAACCGCAAATGCGGCGGGCCTCGAGATTCGCGCACTGACAGGGGATGAGATTACCCCCGATCATTGGGATGCGTTTTGGGTGTTTTACCAGGATACTGGCGCGCGCAAATGGGGCACCCCCTATCTGACCCGCGCGGCTTTTGACCGCTTTCACGCCACGATGCGCGACGATATCTTGCTGGTTCTGGCCTTTGACGGTGATGAACCCGTGGCGGGCGCGTTGAATTTCATCGGGCGCGAAGCGCTTTTCGGGCGCTATTGGGGCTGCACCCAAGATCACCCCTGCCTGCATTTTGAGCTGTGCTATTACCGCGCGATTGATTGGGCGATTGCGCACGGGTTGCAACGGGTAGAGGCAGGCGCGCAGGGCGATCACAAACTGGCGCGCGGCTATCTTCCTTCTCCGGTTTACTCCCTCCATTGGATCGCAAATGAGGGTTTTGCACGGGCGGTCAGTGACTATTTGACGGCCGAACGCAACGCGGTGGAGGAGGATATCGAGATCCTCACCAGCTATGGCCCGTTTCGCAACACATCATGA
- a CDS encoding glycerophosphodiester phosphodiesterase family protein — MSLALHADFLTKPIAHRALHDIRDRRPENSRAAIRAAIAAGYAIEIDLQLSRDGQAMVFHDDILDRLTLETGPVNQRSAAELSHIPLRGGRETIPGLPEILALVAGQVPLLIELKDQQGELGPTDGKLEAATAAALEGYGGPVAIMSFNPNSVIIMARLCPLIPRGITTCSFDPANWAPIPAATCDRLRMIPDYDHANASFISHAAKDLDNPRVTELRNKGAAILCWTITSPEAESKAREVVQNITFEGYLPTPLE, encoded by the coding sequence ATGTCTCTTGCCCTACATGCCGATTTTCTGACCAAGCCTATTGCCCACCGCGCCTTGCACGATATCCGCGACCGTCGCCCCGAAAATTCCCGCGCGGCCATTCGTGCGGCGATTGCTGCGGGCTACGCGATCGAGATTGACCTGCAACTGTCTCGCGACGGTCAGGCAATGGTATTCCACGATGATATTTTGGACCGGCTGACGCTGGAAACCGGCCCCGTCAACCAACGCTCCGCGGCAGAGCTGTCACATATTCCGCTGCGTGGCGGGCGCGAAACCATCCCCGGGCTGCCCGAAATCCTTGCCCTTGTGGCCGGTCAGGTCCCCCTTCTGATCGAACTTAAAGACCAGCAAGGAGAGCTTGGCCCCACCGACGGCAAGCTTGAGGCCGCAACAGCCGCCGCCCTTGAAGGCTATGGCGGGCCAGTGGCGATTATGTCGTTCAACCCCAATTCGGTGATCATCATGGCCCGGCTTTGCCCGCTGATCCCGCGCGGCATCACCACCTGTTCGTTCGATCCGGCAAATTGGGCTCCGATACCGGCGGCAACCTGTGACCGGCTGCGCATGATCCCCGATTATGACCATGCCAATGCCAGTTTCATCAGCCATGCCGCCAAAGATCTGGATAACCCGCGCGTAACGGAGCTGCGCAACAAAGGCGCGGCCATCCTGTGCTGGACCATCACCTCGCCCGAGGCCGAGAGCAAAGCCCGCGAAGTCGTACAGAACATCACGTTCGAAGGCTATCTTCCCACCCCACTCGAATAA
- a CDS encoding RidA family protein, which yields MTIASRLAERGITLPNAPAPAANYVPFVLDGNTLYVSGQISQGPDGLIKGRLGDNLTAEEGAAAAQRCAISLLAQVNAACNGDLSRLKRVIKLTGFVNSTADFTDQPKVINGASDFLVEILGDAGRHARSAVSAASLPLGVAVEIEGIFEISA from the coding sequence ATGACAATCGCTTCCCGCCTTGCCGAACGTGGCATCACATTGCCAAACGCCCCTGCCCCCGCCGCCAACTATGTCCCATTTGTTCTGGACGGCAACACGCTTTATGTCTCCGGCCAGATCAGCCAAGGCCCCGATGGCCTTATCAAGGGCCGTCTTGGTGACAATCTGACAGCCGAGGAAGGCGCCGCAGCAGCGCAACGCTGTGCCATTTCCTTGCTGGCCCAGGTAAATGCCGCCTGTAACGGCGATCTTTCGCGGCTCAAGCGGGTCATCAAGCTGACCGGATTTGTCAATTCCACTGCCGATTTTACCGATCAGCCAAAGGTCATCAACGGCGCTTCGGATTTCTTGGTTGAAATCTTGGGCGATGCTGGCCGCCATGCGCGCTCTGCCGTTTCTGCCGCATCCCTGCCTTTGGGTGTCGCCGTAGAAATCGAAGGCATCTTTGAAATCTCTGCCTAA
- a CDS encoding HlyD family type I secretion periplasmic adaptor subunit — protein MSQIPPPSAQDWPVRKPVMIGLATLFVLVVLIGGWSVMTTITGAIVASGRIEVEQNRQIVQHPDGGVVASIHVVESQPVKAGDLLLRLDGAALKSELAIVEGQFFEVLARRARLEAERDDKAQISFPAELVDATSHTPIKALMEGQRRLFAARKETVTQQLDQLAKRSAQIDSQITGIAAQSHAMDLQITLINQELQTQKDLLAKGLAQAPRLLSLQREAARLEGQAGELAATRAQSLGRITEIEIEVLKLAAARREEANTELRDIGTRELELAERRRALTERITRLDIVAPVSGIVLGLQVTTPRAVLRPADPVLYLIPQDRPLVIAAQVQPYHIDQIRVGQPAKLVFSAFPSRTTPELSGHITAVSADALTDQRTQMPYYRAEIIPNPGETEKLEGLTLIPGMPVEAFIRTQERTPLAYLLKPFADYFSRAFREE, from the coding sequence ATGAGCCAGATCCCCCCCCCATCGGCGCAAGACTGGCCCGTGCGCAAGCCCGTCATGATCGGGCTGGCAACGTTGTTCGTGTTGGTCGTCCTCATCGGCGGGTGGAGCGTGATGACAACCATCACAGGGGCGATCGTCGCCTCAGGCCGGATCGAGGTGGAACAGAACCGCCAGATCGTTCAGCATCCCGATGGCGGGGTTGTCGCCTCTATTCATGTCGTGGAATCGCAACCGGTCAAGGCCGGGGATTTGCTGCTGCGGCTGGACGGCGCCGCCCTGAAGTCGGAGCTGGCGATCGTCGAGGGGCAGTTCTTTGAGGTGCTTGCCCGCCGCGCCCGACTGGAGGCAGAGCGCGATGACAAGGCCCAGATCAGCTTTCCCGCAGAACTGGTGGACGCCACATCCCACACCCCCATAAAAGCCTTGATGGAGGGGCAGCGCCGCCTCTTTGCCGCGCGAAAAGAAACTGTGACGCAACAGTTGGACCAGCTTGCCAAACGCAGTGCCCAGATCGACAGCCAGATCACGGGGATCGCCGCACAATCACATGCAATGGACCTACAAATCACGCTGATAAATCAAGAGCTTCAGACACAAAAAGATCTGCTAGCCAAAGGTTTGGCCCAAGCGCCACGCCTATTGAGTCTGCAACGTGAAGCCGCCCGACTTGAGGGCCAAGCAGGGGAGCTGGCCGCCACGCGCGCGCAATCCCTAGGCCGCATCACCGAGATTGAGATCGAGGTTCTGAAACTTGCCGCCGCCCGCCGCGAGGAGGCAAACACCGAGCTGCGCGATATCGGCACCCGCGAGCTTGAACTGGCAGAGCGCCGCCGCGCCCTGACAGAACGTATCACGCGGCTCGATATTGTGGCGCCGGTGTCGGGCATTGTGCTTGGCCTGCAGGTGACCACCCCACGCGCGGTTTTGCGCCCCGCCGACCCGGTGCTTTACCTCATCCCCCAAGATCGCCCGCTGGTGATCGCAGCACAGGTACAGCCGTATCACATTGACCAAATCCGTGTCGGCCAACCTGCAAAACTGGTCTTTTCCGCCTTTCCCTCCCGCACCACCCCGGAACTTTCGGGGCACATCACAGCGGTTTCCGCCGATGCGCTAACCGATCAACGCACGCAAATGCCCTATTACCGTGCCGAAATCATCCCCAATCCGGGAGAAACTGAAAAACTAGAGGGGTTAACCCTGATTCCCGGCATGCCGGTCGAGGCGTTTATCCGCACGCAAGAGCGAACACCTCTGGCCTATCTGCTCAAACCCTTTGCCGACTATTTTTCCCGCGCTTTCCGCGAGGAATAA
- a CDS encoding type I secretion system permease/ATPase, which translates to MTQRDHRTGLQELKNARRKGRGLYLTIFVFSFFVNLLMLTGPLYMLQIYDRVLGSRSEETLLALSVLVLVLFIAMGLLDYARSRIIARVGARFQATLDKRVFQAAVRRLAIAPDDQAAMIAQRDLEAVQRFLSSPVHLAFFDIPWTPLFLTAIFIFHPVLGWLAIAGGVCLVLLTLMNRNLTKVPLGQANLASVHADRMADNLKGESEAVQALGMAGASFTRWQLARDAALRASVAATDMGGIFTASSKTFRLFLQSAMLGVGAYLVLQGALSAGAMIAGSILLGRALAPIEVLVSQWALVQRSQQGWARLADLLSSQPANVARTALPRPRAVLDIQSLTVVPPGGNQTVLRMVSFTVQAGQAIGIIGPSGSGKSTLARALTGVWRPAGGTIRLDGATLDQYDPDILGRYIGYLPQRITLFDGTIAENIARLSLQADPADIVKAARRAAAHDMILKLPDGYDTRISSLGGRLSGGQIQRIGLARALYGDPVFLVLDEPNSNLDSEGSTALNHAIRAMKKAGNSVLIMAHRPAAIQECDMLLVLENGTRRAFGPRDQVLRDMVKNHSEITQANTQGGAA; encoded by the coding sequence ATGACGCAGCGGGACCATCGCACAGGCTTACAAGAGCTGAAGAACGCACGCCGCAAGGGCCGCGGGCTCTACCTCACGATTTTCGTATTCAGTTTTTTCGTCAACCTGCTGATGCTGACGGGTCCACTTTATATGCTGCAGATCTATGACAGGGTGCTGGGCAGCCGGTCAGAGGAGACGTTGCTGGCGCTTTCGGTGCTGGTTTTGGTGCTTTTTATCGCGATGGGATTGCTGGATTACGCGCGCAGCCGGATTATCGCCCGGGTCGGCGCAAGGTTTCAGGCCACCTTGGACAAGCGCGTGTTTCAGGCTGCCGTTCGACGATTGGCGATTGCCCCCGATGATCAGGCCGCAATGATCGCGCAGCGCGATCTGGAGGCTGTGCAACGCTTTCTTTCATCGCCTGTGCATCTGGCCTTTTTCGATATTCCATGGACACCGCTGTTTCTAACCGCAATATTCATTTTCCATCCGGTTCTCGGGTGGCTCGCGATTGCAGGCGGCGTTTGCCTTGTGCTGCTCACCCTTATGAATCGCAACCTGACCAAGGTCCCGCTTGGCCAAGCCAATCTGGCCTCTGTGCATGCAGACCGGATGGCGGACAACCTCAAGGGCGAATCAGAGGCCGTGCAAGCGCTTGGCATGGCTGGGGCCAGTTTTACCCGGTGGCAGCTTGCACGGGACGCCGCCTTACGGGCCAGCGTTGCCGCCACCGATATGGGCGGGATTTTTACGGCCAGCTCCAAAACCTTCCGCCTGTTTTTGCAATCGGCGATGCTTGGGGTCGGAGCCTATCTGGTTTTGCAAGGCGCGTTAAGCGCCGGTGCGATGATTGCAGGTTCCATTCTGCTGGGCCGCGCTTTGGCCCCAATTGAGGTGTTGGTCAGCCAATGGGCGCTGGTGCAAAGATCCCAGCAAGGCTGGGCGCGCCTTGCGGATTTGCTGTCATCGCAACCTGCCAATGTGGCACGTACTGCCCTGCCCCGTCCCCGCGCGGTTCTTGATATCCAGTCCCTGACTGTGGTGCCGCCCGGCGGGAACCAAACCGTTCTGCGCATGGTCTCCTTCACCGTTCAAGCCGGACAGGCCATCGGCATTATAGGGCCGTCGGGGTCCGGGAAATCCACTCTCGCGCGGGCTTTGACCGGGGTTTGGCGGCCCGCGGGCGGCACGATCCGGTTGGATGGGGCCACGCTCGACCAATATGATCCGGATATATTGGGCAGATATATCGGCTATCTGCCGCAGCGCATCACCCTGTTTGACGGCACGATCGCCGAGAATATCGCGCGGCTTTCTTTGCAGGCCGACCCTGCGGACATTGTAAAGGCCGCTCGCCGTGCTGCGGCCCATGACATGATATTGAAGCTGCCCGACGGCTATGACACCCGTATCTCCAGCTTGGGCGGGCGGCTGTCGGGGGGCCAGATACAGCGTATCGGCCTTGCCCGCGCCCTCTATGGGGATCCGGTGTTTCTGGTGCTTGATGAACCGAATTCCAACCTTGATAGTGAAGGGTCAACGGCTTTGAACCACGCCATCCGCGCGATGAAGAAGGCGGGAAATTCGGTGCTGATCATGGCGCACCGCCCTGCTGCCATTCAGGAATGCGATATGCTTTTGGTTCTGGAAAACGGCACCCGCCGCGCCTTTGGCCCGCGCGACCAGGTGCTGCGTGACATGGTCAAAAACCATAGCGAAATTACCCAAGCCAACACTCAGGGGGGCGCGGCATGA
- a CDS encoding transglycosylase domain-containing protein encodes MSSSGKKPMVADRRYKKPAGGGKSKPPKESRAKGRAPRRATARRGLSGWIMAFFGLIWRIIWGFTWRAGAVLALIVAGVTFYFYAQMPPVGDMLDARARGSVTLLDRNDKVFAWRGETFGGSATAGNVSQYLHDAVIATEDRRFYRHLGISPRGIASAVRINLREGRGPLQGNGGSTITQQVAKLLCLGVPFDPTQWKSEAEYEADCRKGGLMRKVREVPYAFALEARYTKEEILTIYFNRAYLGAGARGFEAAAQRYFGKSANVVNAAEAAMLAGLLKAPSTYAPTASLQRAQDRAQLVLDLMREQSFLTMAEHEAATRTPATLSEAADARVGTYFADWVMSEGPNFLTKDTTEDVIMRTTLDQRLQTAAEGALAEIFATKVREGSKAEAAVVVMSADGAVRAMVGGRKNVPPGSFNRATMANRQTGSAFKPFVYAAAMDLGYTPADYVEDAPLTINVPGSGPYSPRNYTNRYLGLITLTKALEQSINVAAVRISEAVGRDVVRKVASDFGIESDLAAGPALALGASESTLLEMTGAFAGILNGGSSVRPYGLIDLRLQGDKTPILGQDGGIGERVISDQSAKYLTYMMHMVVEEGTGRRAKLEGRQAAGKTGTTSAARDAWFIGFTADYVAGVWMGYDDNTPLSGVTGGGLPAEIWQEVMTRVHEGMPPRALPMIIPEPRLPPQPQYQDPQYQQQQPQMQDNDPQVQQQPNEAPLADRILQEVLGILGGN; translated from the coding sequence ATGAGCAGTTCAGGCAAAAAGCCAATGGTCGCGGATCGCCGCTACAAGAAACCGGCTGGCGGGGGCAAATCCAAGCCGCCCAAAGAGTCACGCGCCAAGGGCCGGGCGCCAAGACGCGCGACAGCCAGACGCGGGCTCTCGGGCTGGATCATGGCATTCTTTGGCCTGATCTGGCGCATCATCTGGGGCTTTACCTGGCGCGCGGGGGCGGTTCTTGCGCTGATCGTGGCGGGCGTCACCTTTTACTTTTATGCGCAGATGCCCCCTGTGGGCGATATGCTCGATGCCCGCGCGCGCGGCTCGGTGACCTTGCTGGACCGCAATGACAAGGTCTTTGCGTGGCGTGGCGAGACCTTTGGCGGCTCGGCCACGGCCGGGAATGTATCGCAATACCTCCACGATGCGGTGATCGCGACCGAGGACCGGCGCTTTTACCGGCATCTCGGCATTTCCCCGCGCGGGATCGCCTCTGCGGTGCGGATCAACCTGCGTGAGGGACGCGGGCCGTTGCAGGGTAATGGCGGCTCCACCATCACGCAGCAGGTTGCCAAGCTTTTGTGTCTTGGCGTGCCCTTTGATCCGACCCAGTGGAAATCCGAGGCAGAGTATGAGGCCGATTGCCGCAAAGGCGGCTTGATGCGCAAAGTCCGTGAGGTGCCCTATGCCTTTGCCCTTGAGGCGCGCTATACCAAGGAAGAGATCCTGACGATCTATTTCAACCGTGCCTATCTGGGCGCAGGTGCCCGCGGGTTTGAGGCCGCCGCCCAACGCTATTTCGGCAAATCCGCCAATGTGGTGAATGCCGCCGAGGCCGCCATGCTTGCCGGATTGCTAAAGGCGCCCTCTACCTATGCGCCGACGGCCAGCCTTCAGCGTGCGCAGGACCGCGCGCAACTTGTGCTTGACCTGATGCGCGAGCAAAGTTTCCTGACCATGGCAGAGCATGAGGCAGCAACCCGCACACCCGCCACCCTGTCAGAGGCCGCCGATGCGCGGGTCGGCACCTATTTTGCCGATTGGGTGATGAGCGAAGGCCCCAACTTCCTGACCAAAGACACCACCGAAGATGTGATTATGCGCACCACGCTAGACCAGCGCCTGCAAACCGCTGCCGAAGGTGCCTTGGCCGAGATTTTCGCGACCAAGGTGCGCGAAGGCTCCAAGGCTGAGGCGGCCGTGGTTGTGATGTCGGCCGATGGTGCGGTGCGGGCAATGGTTGGCGGGCGCAAAAACGTCCCCCCCGGCAGCTTTAACCGCGCGACCATGGCCAACCGGCAAACCGGATCGGCCTTCAAGCCCTTCGTCTATGCCGCCGCGATGGACCTTGGCTATACCCCCGCCGATTATGTCGAGGATGCGCCGCTGACGATCAACGTCCCCGGCTCTGGCCCTTATTCGCCGCGCAACTATACCAACAGGTATCTGGGCCTGATCACGCTGACCAAAGCGCTGGAGCAATCTATCAACGTCGCTGCCGTGCGCATCTCTGAGGCGGTGGGCCGTGATGTGGTGCGCAAAGTGGCCTCTGATTTCGGGATCGAGAGTGACTTGGCGGCTGGCCCCGCGCTGGCGCTTGGTGCCTCCGAATCCACATTGTTGGAGATGACGGGTGCCTTTGCCGGGATCTTGAACGGTGGGTCCTCGGTGCGGCCCTACGGTTTGATCGATCTACGCTTGCAGGGCGACAAGACCCCGATTTTGGGCCAAGACGGCGGCATCGGAGAGCGGGTGATATCGGATCAATCAGCCAAATACCTGACCTATATGATGCATATGGTCGTAGAAGAGGGCACAGGTCGCCGCGCCAAGTTGGAAGGTCGACAGGCGGCGGGTAAAACCGGCACCACCTCGGCGGCGCGAGATGCGTGGTTTATCGGCTTTACCGCCGATTATGTGGCCGGCGTCTGGATGGGCTATGATGACAACACGCCCCTAAGCGGCGTGACGGGGGGCGGTTTGCCCGCCGAGATCTGGCAAGAGGTAATGACCCGTGTGCATGAGGGCATGCCTCCCCGCGCGCTGCCAATGATCATCCCCGAGCCACGTCTGCCGCCTCAGCCCCAGTACCAAGATCCGCAATACCAGCAGCAACAACCGCAAATGCAAGACAATGACCCGCAGGTACAACAGCAACCGAACGAGGCCCCTTTGGCAGACCGCATTTTGCAAGAGGTGTTGGGCATTTTGGGCGGAAACTAG
- a CDS encoding ammonium transporter: MKLKTAALVAGAALALAPLPLWAQTAEAPVNNAFIFNTLLFLIGGFLVFWMAAGFAMLEAGLVRSKNVAMQLTKNIVLFAIAAVMYWLVGYNLMYPGDGWTIPGLIGAFSTTSIKGDIAADASYAVGSDFFFQLMFCATTASIVSGTLAERIKLWPFLAFTVMLTGVFYPIGASWQWGGGWLSEAGFSDFAGSTLVHAAGGFAALTGALILGPRLGKFGKDGHVTAMPGNNLALATLGTFVLWLGWFGFNGASQLALGTEADANAVAIIFANTNMAAASGALGALALTQVIYRRIDLTMVLNGALAGLVAITAGPLDPTLFGALWIGATGGLIAVVVVPLLDRLRIDDVVGAIPVHLVAGFWGTMAVPFYTEGTSFGTQLLGFAAVGGFMIVASGLMWTFLKVTIGLRPSAEDEVLGLDKAELGIEAYGHSR; this comes from the coding sequence ATGAAATTGAAAACAGCAGCCCTTGTTGCAGGGGCGGCATTGGCCCTAGCGCCTTTGCCACTTTGGGCACAAACCGCAGAAGCGCCCGTCAATAACGCGTTTATCTTTAACACCTTGCTGTTCTTGATTGGCGGCTTTTTGGTATTCTGGATGGCCGCAGGCTTTGCCATGCTCGAAGCCGGACTGGTGCGTTCCAAGAATGTGGCCATGCAGTTGACCAAAAACATCGTCCTCTTTGCGATTGCTGCGGTGATGTACTGGCTGGTTGGTTACAACCTGATGTACCCCGGCGACGGTTGGACCATTCCGGGCCTGATTGGTGCCTTTTCCACGACCTCGATCAAAGGGGATATTGCGGCGGATGCGTCCTATGCTGTCGGCTCGGATTTCTTCTTTCAGTTGATGTTCTGCGCGACCACGGCCTCTATCGTGTCGGGCACTTTGGCGGAACGTATCAAGCTGTGGCCCTTCCTTGCGTTTACGGTGATGCTGACGGGCGTATTCTACCCGATCGGTGCATCATGGCAGTGGGGCGGCGGCTGGCTGTCGGAGGCAGGGTTCAGTGACTTTGCAGGCTCCACCTTGGTGCATGCTGCGGGCGGGTTTGCCGCACTGACCGGCGCGCTGATCCTTGGGCCACGTTTGGGCAAATTCGGCAAGGACGGTCATGTGACCGCGATGCCGGGCAACAATCTTGCTCTTGCCACTTTAGGGACGTTTGTCCTGTGGTTGGGCTGGTTCGGGTTTAATGGCGCATCGCAGCTTGCACTGGGTACCGAGGCCGATGCGAATGCTGTTGCGATCATCTTTGCCAACACTAATATGGCTGCTGCCAGCGGGGCACTTGGTGCGCTGGCGCTGACCCAAGTTATCTATCGCCGCATCGATTTGACGATGGTGCTTAACGGGGCGCTGGCTGGTTTGGTCGCGATCACCGCAGGGCCGCTTGACCCGACGCTGTTTGGCGCATTGTGGATCGGTGCAACTGGCGGCTTGATTGCAGTCGTTGTTGTGCCGCTGCTGGACCGTCTGCGCATTGACGATGTGGTTGGTGCGATCCCGGTACACCTTGTTGCTGGCTTTTGGGGGACAATGGCGGTGCCGTTTTACACCGAAGGGACAAGCTTTGGCACGCAGCTTTTGGGCTTTGCCGCGGTTGGTGGCTTTATGATTGTTGCATCAGGTTTGATGTGGACGTTCTTGAAAGTCACCATCGGTCTGCGTCCAAGTGCCGAGGATGAGGTTCTTGGCCTCGACAAGGCAGAGCTTGGGATCGAAGCCTACGGCCACAGCCGGTAA